In the genome of Nocardioides marmoribigeumensis, one region contains:
- a CDS encoding class I SAM-dependent methyltransferase: MPDSVLRQVWAVEQLRLSGGETVLEVGCGDGTAAARLCEAVGPEGHVLAVDRSAEAVAQARVTLAGWLEEGRAVLVHADLLHLGPATASVDHVLAVSVPPVWRSAYLTSEVWRVLRPGGSLHLVEHSPGWHHPADVDAGVRPVLGALAGYGFGTEPPTVQALGDGYAVHVRAVRPL, translated from the coding sequence ATGCCCGACTCCGTCCTGCGCCAGGTGTGGGCGGTCGAGCAGCTGCGGCTGAGCGGCGGCGAGACGGTGCTGGAGGTGGGCTGCGGCGACGGCACCGCCGCGGCACGGCTGTGCGAGGCCGTCGGGCCCGAGGGCCACGTGCTCGCGGTCGACCGGTCGGCGGAGGCGGTCGCGCAGGCGCGGGTGACCCTGGCCGGCTGGCTCGAGGAGGGCCGGGCCGTGCTCGTCCACGCGGACCTGCTGCACCTGGGGCCGGCGACGGCGTCCGTCGACCACGTGCTCGCGGTGTCGGTCCCGCCGGTGTGGCGCTCGGCCTACCTCACCTCCGAGGTGTGGCGGGTGCTGCGGCCAGGCGGATCCCTCCACCTGGTCGAGCACTCGCCCGGCTGGCACCACCCGGCCGACGTCGACGCGGGGGTGCGACCCGTGCTGGGGGCGCTGGCCGGCTACGGCTTCGGGACCGAGCCGCCGACCGTGCAGGCGCTCGGCGACGGGTACGCCGTCCATGTCCGGGCGGTCAGGCCCCTCTAG
- a CDS encoding methyltransferase family protein, translating into MSPASSDAQWYEAKVPPPLLGLAGLFLQHRLAPAGGGSWPRRAAGLGLSGGAVALMGSAAGTFRRRGTTVDPLHPDRAEQLVTDGPFARTRNPMYLGMAAVLAAHAVARGGVLTWLPVAGFVAAIDRIQVPPEERALHRVFGQDYADYTRTVRRWV; encoded by the coding sequence ATGAGTCCGGCGAGCAGCGACGCGCAGTGGTACGAGGCCAAGGTCCCCCCGCCCCTCCTCGGGCTGGCCGGGCTGTTCCTGCAGCACCGGCTCGCCCCCGCCGGGGGCGGGTCCTGGCCCAGGCGCGCCGCGGGCCTCGGCCTGAGCGGCGGTGCGGTTGCGCTGATGGGGTCCGCGGCCGGCACGTTCCGCCGGCGCGGGACCACGGTCGACCCGCTGCACCCGGACCGCGCCGAGCAGCTGGTCACCGACGGGCCGTTCGCGCGGACCCGCAACCCGATGTACCTCGGGATGGCCGCCGTGCTGGCGGCGCACGCCGTCGCCCGGGGCGGCGTGCTCACGTGGCTGCCCGTGGCGGGCTTCGTCGCGGCGATCGACCGCATCCAGGTGCCGCCCGAGGAGCGGGCCCTGCACCGGGTCTTCGGCCAGGACTACGCCGACTACACCCGCACCGTCCGGCGCTGGGTCTGA
- a CDS encoding pirin family protein yields MTRPTSDPESTDETRCAPTGASAVQVLTPREVPLGGPRAMTVRRTLPQRAVSLVGPWCFLDHYGPDEVGTTGGMRVPRHPHTGLATVSWLFTGEVDHLDSAGHAARVRPGELNLMLAGRGITHSEFSTAETTVLHGVQLWFALPEATRHSPPGFAHHVPRPVRVGDAELRVFLGSLAGETSPVDPRTGPMVGAEVLLPSGSSLVLDASSGLDPAFEHAVLVDTGEVRLVDGDPASDVLVPRDHLVHLPPGRERLELRAGDGATGDARLVLLGGEPFGEQIVMWWNFVGRSHEEVADFRARYQAELGFEEPDRPLEGEEWFGPFPEDTPDPLPAPALPRTRMRPRG; encoded by the coding sequence ATGACCCGGCCCACGAGCGACCCCGAGAGCACCGACGAGACCCGCTGCGCGCCCACCGGCGCATCGGCCGTGCAGGTGCTGACCCCACGCGAGGTGCCGCTGGGCGGGCCGCGCGCGATGACCGTCCGCAGGACGCTGCCGCAGCGGGCGGTGAGCCTCGTGGGCCCCTGGTGCTTCCTCGACCACTACGGCCCGGACGAGGTCGGCACCACCGGGGGGATGAGGGTGCCGCGGCACCCCCACACCGGGCTGGCCACGGTGAGCTGGCTGTTCACCGGCGAGGTCGACCACCTCGACTCGGCGGGCCACGCCGCCCGCGTCCGCCCCGGCGAGCTCAACCTCATGCTGGCGGGCCGCGGGATCACCCACTCGGAGTTCTCCACCGCGGAGACGACCGTGCTGCACGGCGTCCAGCTGTGGTTCGCGCTGCCCGAGGCGACCCGGCACTCACCGCCGGGCTTCGCCCACCACGTGCCCCGCCCGGTGCGCGTCGGCGACGCCGAGCTGCGGGTGTTCCTCGGCTCGCTGGCCGGCGAGACCTCCCCCGTCGACCCCCGCACCGGCCCGATGGTCGGGGCCGAGGTGCTGCTCCCCTCCGGCAGCTCCCTCGTCCTCGACGCGTCCTCGGGCCTGGACCCGGCGTTCGAGCACGCCGTCCTCGTCGACACCGGCGAGGTGAGGCTGGTGGACGGCGACCCGGCCTCCGACGTGCTCGTCCCGCGTGACCACCTGGTCCACCTGCCGCCCGGGCGCGAGCGCCTCGAGCTGCGGGCCGGCGACGGTGCCACGGGGGACGCGCGGCTGGTGCTCCTCGGCGGCGAGCCGTTCGGGGAGCAGATCGTGATGTGGTGGAACTTCGTCGGCCGCAGCCACGAGGAGGTCGCCGACTTCCGCGCCCGCTACCAGGCCGAGCTCGGCTTCGAGGAGCCCGACCGCCCGCTCGAGGGCGAGGAGTGGTTCGGGCCGTTCCCCGAGGACACCCCCGACCCGCTGCCGGCCCCGGCGCTCCCCCGCACGCGGATGAGGCCGCGTGGCTGA
- a CDS encoding endonuclease/exonuclease/phosphatase family protein, translated as MFGLGSARRLTVATAATLGAALLATTGGQAVADGLTTDPGTLGEAVPGTFVTATLNVLGNSHTAGADPRPSGTTRMAWSVQLLRDNGVDLVGLQELEKPQARAFNRIAGDTYQLFFPGKDPRDAIAFRRDRFELVGTDSSLRIPYRRFVRTMPVVILRDRVTGKRTVVMSVHNVAGKGLKWQRRRNISVRRELAAVTRLTAQTGLPVVFVGDFNDRRVNFYCRMVANGFTSSSTWWSTPAAPTTDPVTGEVTPAPCALPRRAGIDWVWGTPGVTFSGYLKVDGGLVDWATDHPLVLARTSL; from the coding sequence ATGTTCGGACTCGGATCGGCGCGACGCCTCACCGTCGCCACCGCCGCCACGCTGGGAGCCGCGCTCCTGGCCACCACCGGAGGGCAGGCCGTCGCGGACGGCCTCACCACCGACCCCGGCACCCTCGGCGAGGCGGTGCCCGGCACCTTCGTCACCGCCACCCTCAACGTGCTCGGCAACTCGCACACGGCCGGCGCGGACCCGCGCCCCTCGGGCACCACACGGATGGCCTGGTCGGTGCAGCTGCTCCGCGACAACGGCGTCGACCTGGTCGGCCTCCAGGAGCTGGAGAAGCCCCAGGCGCGCGCCTTCAACCGGATCGCGGGGGACACCTACCAGCTCTTCTTCCCCGGCAAGGACCCGCGGGACGCGATCGCGTTCCGCCGCGATCGCTTCGAGCTGGTCGGCACGGACTCCTCGCTCCGCATCCCCTACCGCCGCTTCGTGCGCACCATGCCCGTGGTGATCCTCCGCGACCGCGTGACCGGCAAGCGCACGGTCGTGATGTCGGTCCACAACGTGGCCGGCAAGGGCCTGAAGTGGCAGCGGCGTCGCAACATCTCGGTGCGCCGCGAGCTGGCCGCCGTGACCCGCCTGACCGCGCAGACCGGTCTGCCGGTGGTCTTCGTCGGCGACTTCAACGACCGCCGGGTGAACTTCTACTGCCGCATGGTCGCCAACGGTTTCACCTCGTCCTCGACCTGGTGGAGCACCCCGGCCGCGCCGACCACGGACCCGGTGACCGGCGAGGTCACCCCCGCTCCGTGCGCCCTGCCGCGGCGTGCCGGCATCGACTGGGTCTGGGGCACCCCGGGCGTCACGTTCTCCGGCTACCTCAAGGTCGACGGCGGACTGGTCGACTGGGCCACCGACCACCCGCTGGTGCTGGCCCGCACCAGCCTCTGA
- a CDS encoding RDD family protein: protein MSNQSDPPAWGDPPASGDQGGSSAPPPPPPPPPGYGQGYGQAGGYGDPYADPYAQQGAGLAYAHWGKRVGAYLVDLLVAIPAYVVIGIGIAIAGAGARATTDPTTGVQSVEGGNAVGIVIAVIGYVLIFAILLWNTVFRQGRTGWSIGKQALGIRLVKEDSGEPMGAGLCFVRMIVHIVDGIPCYLGYLWPLWDAKKQTFADKIMSTVVVEQRKA, encoded by the coding sequence ATGAGCAACCAGTCCGACCCGCCCGCCTGGGGCGACCCGCCCGCGTCCGGGGACCAGGGCGGCTCGTCCGCGCCACCGCCCCCGCCGCCCCCGCCGCCCGGCTACGGCCAGGGCTACGGCCAGGCAGGTGGCTACGGGGACCCCTACGCCGACCCCTACGCCCAGCAGGGCGCCGGCCTGGCCTACGCCCACTGGGGCAAGCGGGTCGGGGCCTACCTCGTCGACCTGCTCGTGGCGATCCCGGCCTACGTCGTGATCGGCATCGGCATCGCGATCGCCGGGGCGGGCGCGAGGGCCACCACCGACCCGACGACCGGGGTCCAGTCCGTCGAGGGCGGCAACGCCGTCGGCATCGTGATCGCGGTCATCGGCTACGTCCTGATCTTCGCCATCCTGCTGTGGAACACCGTCTTCCGGCAGGGTCGCACCGGCTGGAGCATCGGCAAGCAGGCTCTCGGCATCCGCCTGGTCAAGGAGGACTCGGGGGAGCCGATGGGCGCCGGCCTGTGCTTCGTGCGCATGATCGTCCACATCGTCGACGGCATCCCGTGCTACCTGGGCTACCTGTGGCCGCTGTGGGACGCCAAGAAGCAGACCTTCGCCGACAAGATCATGTCGACCGTGGTCGTCGAGCAGCGCAAGGCCTGA
- a CDS encoding 1-aminocyclopropane-1-carboxylate deaminase/D-cysteine desulfhydrase: MTHTPGEAGTAPPTRLHRRLPGLDLGHVRLGSGPSPVRELGAELGVPAGLWVKDDGAYGDGPWGGNKVRKLEWILPEAQRRGEQVLFSVGGIGTHWGLALATYARRLGLKTLLGLVDQPVDDHVREQLARLLTSGAEIHRFSSPARLRAAAPWLLWRGHRGRRLPWYLPAGGSNPFGTLAYVDTALEIADQVATGELPEPGTVVVPVGSGGTVAGLTLGLRLAGLRSRVLGVVVNDALRLDAEAMAGLATRTAELLTSRGAGHLAPVSPADLDLRTDWLGTTYGDPTPASQAAVRDAARAGLGLEPVYTGKALAAVRDLHDRLDGPVLWVQTHGPR; encoded by the coding sequence ATGACGCACACGCCTGGGGAGGCCGGGACGGCACCGCCGACCCGCCTGCACCGACGCCTCCCCGGACTCGACCTCGGGCACGTCCGGCTCGGCTCCGGGCCCAGTCCCGTCCGCGAGCTCGGCGCGGAGCTCGGGGTGCCTGCCGGGCTCTGGGTCAAGGACGACGGGGCCTACGGCGACGGGCCGTGGGGCGGCAACAAGGTCCGCAAGCTCGAGTGGATCCTCCCCGAGGCGCAGCGGCGCGGCGAGCAGGTCCTGTTCAGCGTCGGTGGCATCGGGACGCACTGGGGACTCGCGCTCGCGACGTACGCCCGGAGGCTGGGGCTGAAGACGCTCCTCGGGCTCGTCGACCAGCCCGTCGACGACCACGTGCGCGAGCAGCTGGCGCGGCTGCTCACCAGCGGCGCGGAGATCCACCGGTTCTCCTCCCCGGCGCGGCTCAGGGCGGCCGCGCCCTGGCTGCTGTGGCGGGGTCACCGCGGCCGCCGGCTGCCGTGGTACCTCCCCGCCGGGGGCTCCAACCCGTTCGGGACGCTGGCCTACGTCGACACCGCGCTCGAGATCGCCGACCAGGTCGCGACCGGCGAGCTGCCCGAGCCCGGCACGGTGGTCGTGCCCGTGGGGTCGGGCGGCACCGTCGCCGGCCTCACCCTCGGGCTGCGCCTGGCCGGCCTGCGCAGCCGCGTGCTCGGCGTCGTGGTCAACGACGCCCTGCGCCTCGACGCCGAGGCCATGGCGGGGCTCGCCACCCGCACCGCCGAGCTGCTCACCTCACGCGGCGCCGGCCACCTCGCGCCGGTGTCGCCGGCCGACCTCGACCTGCGCACCGACTGGCTCGGCACGACGTACGGCGACCCGACGCCGGCCTCGCAGGCCGCGGTCCGTGACGCCGCTCGTGCGGGGCTGGGGCTCGAGCCCGTCTACACCGGCAAGGCCCTCGCCGCCGTACGCGACCTGCACGACCGGCTCGACGGGCCGGTCCTGTGGGTGCAGACCCACGGCCCGCGCTGA
- a CDS encoding alpha/beta hydrolase translates to MGDTRIAAALACALLVTLAPGAVGRADGAVGDALVAEAQRPRLFASDGTDTARAARNLAEINLVPSVDTGYTPRTDPPRTDDRACPPSRCRDYDLPRPAGVKVTRPRVRVLLPVGYASDPAVRYPVVYLFNGSLSPYVRWTRSTMLTSMSRSMKAIFVMPEGGYAGNAGYFTDWKDGSFDWETWHTRHLVPWVDRHFRTLPGARAAAGASMGALGALSYAARHAGLFRAVLSISGLMDTASLVQNGTVLQDLPDDVADQAGIRGPDLRRIWGDPVRDRATWAAHNPVDLVPRLRGVSLFVAAGTGYPQYDPADAIHSGVTEQNLWNTHRGFFAALTRDGIPYRARISVGQLHDWPYFHDAMVWGLPRIISAAARRR, encoded by the coding sequence ATGGGAGACACGAGGATCGCCGCAGCGCTGGCCTGCGCGCTGCTGGTGACGCTGGCGCCAGGTGCGGTGGGCCGGGCCGACGGGGCAGTGGGCGACGCGCTGGTGGCCGAGGCGCAGCGGCCGCGGCTGTTCGCCAGCGACGGCACGGACACGGCCCGTGCGGCGCGCAACCTGGCCGAGATCAACCTGGTCCCGTCGGTGGACACCGGCTACACGCCCCGCACCGACCCACCACGGACCGACGACCGGGCGTGCCCGCCCTCGCGGTGCCGCGACTACGACCTGCCCCGCCCGGCCGGGGTGAAGGTGACCCGGCCGCGGGTGCGGGTCCTGCTGCCGGTCGGCTACGCCTCCGACCCCGCGGTGCGCTACCCGGTCGTCTACCTGTTCAACGGCTCGCTGAGCCCCTACGTGCGCTGGACCCGCTCGACGATGCTCACCTCGATGTCGCGGAGCATGAAGGCGATCTTCGTGATGCCCGAGGGTGGCTACGCCGGCAACGCCGGCTACTTCACCGACTGGAAGGACGGTTCCTTCGACTGGGAGACCTGGCACACCAGGCACCTGGTCCCCTGGGTCGACCGGCACTTCCGGACGCTGCCGGGCGCCCGGGCCGCGGCCGGTGCGTCGATGGGCGCGTTGGGGGCGCTCAGCTACGCCGCCCGGCACGCCGGGCTGTTCCGTGCGGTGCTGTCGATCTCCGGGCTGATGGACACCGCCTCGCTGGTGCAGAACGGCACGGTGCTGCAGGACCTGCCCGACGACGTCGCCGACCAGGCCGGCATCCGCGGGCCCGACCTGCGACGGATCTGGGGCGACCCGGTGCGCGACCGTGCCACGTGGGCGGCCCACAACCCGGTCGACCTGGTGCCCCGGCTGCGCGGGGTCTCGCTGTTCGTCGCGGCGGGGACCGGCTACCCGCAGTACGACCCCGCCGACGCGATCCACTCCGGGGTGACCGAGCAGAACCTGTGGAACACCCACCGCGGGTTCTTCGCCGCCCTCACCCGGGACGGGATCCCCTACCGGGCACGGATCTCGGTCGGCCAGCTGCACGACTGGCCCTACTTCCACGACGCCATGGTGTGGGGGCTGCCTCGGATCATCTCCGCCGCGGCCCGCCGCCGTTGA